The stretch of DNA CCGTCCGAGCCTGGCAGCACTGGGCCGCCTCCGGATACCGCACCCGCTCCGTTGCGGTGGTGGCGACGGAAGGGCATTGTGATCCCAGCCGCCGTGATTCTGATTGTTGTCGCAGTTGTCACCGTCTTTATCACCGTGAGCGGATCCAAGCAAGAGTCAACAGGCCCCCTTGACGGCACCTTCGCCGTCGAGTTCGGCTCTCCGACAACGCCTAACGGTCAGCCGCAGCAGAACGCACCGGGTGGAAGCGAGACGTGGGTGATCAGATCGGCGTGTCGCCCCGCATGCGTAGCGACCGCGTCAAAGGTCAGCGGAACTCAGTCCACACCGTCGACATTGGTGTTCGACGAGATCGACGGACGCTGGCTGGCGGTCGGCGCGAAGTCGGGAGCGTGCGAGAACGTGCAGACCGACATATGGCAGACCGTCAACCTGCGGCCACAGCCTGACGGAAAGTTGCAGGGCGAGTTCATCGTTCGGTCGACGTCCGGTTGCGCCCAGAGTCAGCAGGTGACATTCACCCGCACCGGAGACGTCCAGAAGCACACGCCGATCGCCGACCCCGCCGCTCAGCCACCGCGGGTTGCATCGCCCGCGGGCGCGTTGCGCGGCCGGTACCAGGAGACCGACACGTACACAAACGGCGGCCGCAGCGCCGAAGCCACGTTCGACATTCAGACGGACTGCCTTCGCACCGGCGAACGCTGCCTGAGCTGGTGGCGCAATCCCGATTACACGAAAGTTACGGTCTACTCGCAGAGCCGGTGGGTCCTGACGAATACGACATACGACTCCCCATGCGAGAACGGCGGTCGCGGTCGGAGCGAAAAGAGCCTGGAATATCCGCTGCCCCAGCCGGCACAAGATCCGGTCGTCCTCCTCACCGGACGGGGCCACTACATAGTCACCGGCGATTGTCCGTATGACAGCGACTTCGATTCCCGCGTCCAGCGCACCGGGGACTAGACCAGTCCTGCGACGAACCCCGCGGCTTGGTCGGTGCCACCGGGGACGTACTGGTGATGCGCCGCCGTGTTGTCCATATCGCCCTCGCCACGTATCGGATCGTTGCCATTGCACAAGTCGATCGTCTTCGACCCGTACGCGGGGCTGAGGCCGTTCAACGGACCGAGCAGCCCCCGCCGCCAGGGTGGCGGCGCAAAGCCGGAGCGCGATCCGACGTGGTCGCGCCACGTCATTGGTCACCCATCGATAGGCAGACGCCATCAGCGTCGCGCGCGGTTGCGGAAGTGTGATTACGCATCACCCCAGTTCCTTGCACCTGCAACTAGATTCGGTCTGTTCCTTTCCTGCCACGATGTGTCAGCATTGGGACGTGAGCGCACACGCCGTCGTGTGTTTTGTGGGTTCCGCGGTGGTGACAACGTGGGCGGCCCTGTGTGCGCCCTTCGCCATTTCATCCGCATTCGCCGCCGCTTGCCCCGACGTCGAGGTCGTATTTGCCCGCGCCACAACAGAACCGCCCGGTGTCGGTCAGGTCGGGCAGGCATTCGTCGACTCCCTACGCTCACAGGTCGGTGGCAGATCCGTCGCCGTGTACCCGGTTGATT from Mycobacterium sp. JS623 encodes:
- a CDS encoding cutinase family protein, translating into MTWRDHVGSRSGFAPPPWRRGLLGPLNGLSPAYGSKTIDLCNGNDPIRGEGDMDNTAAHHQYVPGGTDQAAGFVAGLV